From the Deltaproteobacteria bacterium genome, the window TTTCGCCAGCTCGACGGACCCGCCGCTCAAGGCCTCCTCCGTATATGCGGAAAGAGCGGGGGCACAGATCACCCGGTCGGAAAGGTAGAGAGGATGGCGATCGAGCGGTTCCCGGCGGTGAAGATCAAGTGCAACCCCCCCGACCCGTTCTTTGATGACGGCATCATAGAGAGCGGTTTCATCGATCAGCTCCGGAGTGGAACCGTTCACCAGCAAGACCCCCCGTTTCATCCGGGCAAGCGCCTCGGTTCCGATCATCCCCCGCGTTTCGTCATTGAGCGGGGCATGGAGCGTAATCAGATCGGCGGACGCCAGTAATGCCGGAAGGTCCACGGACCGGAATCCCTGGCGTTCGATCATATCGGTGGACAAATAGGGATCACAGACGATCACTTCCATTTCCAGCCCGGCGGCACGGGAGGCCACCAGAGAACCGACGGAGCCGAAGCCGATCACGCCGAGGACTTTCTTCCGGAGTTCCATCCCTTTCAACGGCTGCCGTTCCCAGCTCCCCTTTTTGATCATCCCGTCGGCCATCGTCACCTTCCGGGCCAACCCGAAGATCAGGGCCAGGGCATGCTCTGCAACGGAAACGGTTACACTCTCCGGAGCATTCAGGACCAGCACACCCCGTCGGGTTGCCGCTTCCACGTCCAGCGCCGGTCTGCCGACACCCAGCAGACCGATCACCCGAAGATCTTCACCCGCCGCAAGCACCTCACGATTTACGGGAGTACGGGTGCCGGCAATCAGGACCTCGGTCTTGACAATTGCCTGCCGTAATCTTTCAGCGGTACACACCGAAGAGGATAAGACCTCCACTTCCCCGACATCTTTCAGCAGGTCGAGACCTGCCGGATCGAGGGCTGCAGCAACCAGAATTTTCATCGCGACTCCTTCCCCTTCGGCTTCCGCTTCTATCTAATACAGTTACAGGGGAAATGTCAACGGTGAATGCCTCCCGAAAATGAGAGACCGTCCGGACGCTCTCTCAGCCCGGGATAAAAGACTTACCTTGAATTCCGGCGGAACATTGGATAGTATAATAAAAATCTATCGATCACGACCACCAGGGATGTCCATTTCCATCCGGGAAGTGTTCTTCGATATAGAAGGTGCTGATGACCCTTCCATTCAAGCGCTCCGATGAACCCACCATCGGCGCTGAAGTCGAAATGCAGATCGTAGACTTGAAGACCCGGCACCAGGCCTCCAGGGTCATGGAGATCCTGGACCGGGTTCCAAAGTCCCTGAAGGAACGGATCAAGCCGGAGTTCCTCCAGTCGACCCTGGAGGTGAACACGGAGATCTGCCATGATCCGGCACAGGTGGAAGCCAACCTCCGGGAGTTTTTTGCCCTGACGCACAGAATAGCGGGCAAGCTGGGACTCGGTCTCCTCTGTGCCTCAACGCACCCCATCTCCTCCTGGAAGGAACAGATCGTTACCCCCGACCCGCGGTACCTGCGCCTGCAGGAGGAATTCCAATTCCTGGGACGACGCCTCAACATCTGCGGTTTTCATGTTCATATCGGGATAACGGACGGGGACAAAGCCGCGGCAATCCTGAATATTCTCCGCGGATATCTTCCGCACCTTCTGGCCCTCTCCACCAGTTCCCCCTTCTGGTCGGGATACAACACCGGCCTCTACTCCTCCCGGATCAACATCTTCCAGGTCCTCCCCACGGCGGGACTTCCCCCCCGGATCAAAAACTGGCGGGAATTCGAAAAGCTTGTGGAGATTCTCATCTCGACGCGGACCATAGAAACCCCCCGGGAAATCTGGTGGGAGGCACGTCCGCACCCGCTCTTCGGGACCATTGAGGTCCGGGTCTGCGATTCTCCTTCGACGATTCAGGATATGCTGGTACTCACGGCATGTATCCAGGCCCTTGTCGTTCGGCTCTGCAACCTGTATGATAAAAAGGAACTCCCGGAAATTCCTCTACGCCAATTAGTAGAAGAGAACCGATGGCAGGCAGCACGACACGGTTTCGAAGGCTATTTTATCGATTATACTACGCACAAGACGATCCCCATCCATCGGGCCGTGAAAAATCTTCTGCAACGGCTCCGGCGTACGGCCGAACGCCTGGGAACCCTCTCCTATCTGGAACAGGTGGATCGGATTTTCTCAGAAGGAACGAGTGCGCATCAGCAACTCCGGGTTTTCAAAAGAACCGGCAGTCTCATTTCCGTGGTTGATGATCTGATGGAGAAACTGAAATCATGATTACCGTTGATGAGATCAAGGAAAAGACCTATGCCATCAGAGAAGAACTGATTGCGCTTCGCAGACACCTCCATCGGCATCCTGAGCTGGGCAACAAAGAGATTCAGACCTCCGAACTCCTCCGGAAACACCTTTCCGGGATGAACCTCGAAGTAAAAACCGGGCTTGCCGTCACCGGCATCACGGCCCTGCTTCGCGGTGGGGCACCGGGAAGAACGATCGGTATCCGCTCCGACATGGATGCACTGCCGATCCAGGACAAGAAAAAGACCTCCTATCGATCCGAAGTCCCCGGGGTGATGCATGCCTGTGGACATGACCTCCATATGGCCACACTCATCGGTGCCGCCCGGGTCCTCTCGCAGTTTCAAGATCGATTGCCGGGGAATGTCAAGTTCATCTTTCAGCCCTGCGAGGAGCGAGTCCTGGGAGCAGATCGGATGATCGCCGCCGGCGTACTGGACAATCCCCCCGTCTCCGTCATGCTCGGTTTCCACAGTTATCCCCTTCTGCCGACCGGCGTGATCGGAATCAAGCAAGGGGTCATGATGGCCTCGGCGGATCTCTTCTCGATTCACCTCTACGGGAAAGCCGGTCATGCCGCCAAACCCCATCTGGCCGTCGATGCCATCGCCATCGCCGCCATGGTGATCCATGCCCTGCACCTGATTGTGAGCAGTCGGATCGATCCGGTTCATCCGGCCCTGGTCTCCATCGGCATGATCCGTGGGGGGACGGCGGAGAATATCGTCTGTGACCATGTAGAGTTGCGCGGAACGATCCGGACCACCTCCAATAAGACCCGGAAACTGATCTTCGAAAAAATCGAGAAAAAAGTCCGGGGAATCACGGAAGGGATGGAAGGGCGCTACCGGCTGAACATCGACCGCGGCTCCCCTCTCCTGAATAATCATCCGGTCATTACCCGGATCGTGGAAGAGTGTGCCACGGAGATCCTCGGCCCGGAGCGAGTACAGTCCCTGACGGAACCCTCCCTCGGCGGCGAAGACTTCTCTTCCTATATTGAAAAAGTGCCGGGAACCTACTTCCGGATCGGAACGGGAAACCCGGCCAAGGATACCTGCCATTACCTGCATAGTGATCTTTTTGACGTGGATGAGACGGCCATTCCCGAAGCAGTGCAAGTCCTCTGCTGGTCGGTGCTGCGCCTTCTCCAAACCAACGACCTGGAAGAGTAGATGCCGTGCTTCGGGAACCGGAGACGGGTGAAATAGCGGGGCCGGAAAGTATCGGCAGAGAGGCGCAGCCATCACCGTTTGATCAGCTGCCCGATCTCAAAAAAAAACCCCGGCAACGGGCGGAAGAATAATTTTCCCGAATGCCGGGGCTTTAAAGTCGCATCAAAAAGACTTATGTGAACAAATTAATCTGCGCTTCACTCGCAATATCAAGATAGGAAGCCGCACCGACAAAATCAATACCATCGATAAACTCACTTTGATCAAAACCGAAAAGATCGACCGTCATCTGGCAGGCCATCATCCTGACGCCGGCATCCAAGCAGAGGCTCCTTAGTTCCTCCACGGAGGCAACACCGACATTGGCGATCGTCTTTTTCATCAGTGTCGTAGCAACGGTCTCGTAACCGGGGATGTTGGCCTGAATGATGTTGGGGATATTCCAGTTGATTCCCCGAAACCACTTGGGACCCACGGGCATTTTCATCGGCATGGCCGGGTTGCCGAGGGGACTGACTTGTGCCGTGATCTTCTTTTTCAGGAGGGTCAGTCCGTAAAAGGTGAAGAAAATCGTCACATCAAAATCAAGTGACGCTGCGGTGGAGCCGAGGATAAAAGGCGGATAGGCCCAATCAAGCGTTCCCTTTGTTGCAATGATTGTCATCTTTGTACCCATACGAATCTCCTCCTTACGGCCGAACGATCATCGTT encodes:
- a CDS encoding phosphoglycerate dehydrogenase, with amino-acid sequence MKILVAAALDPAGLDLLKDVGEVEVLSSSVCTAERLRQAIVKTEVLIAGTRTPVNREVLAAGEDLRVIGLLGVGRPALDVEAATRRGVLVLNAPESVTVSVAEHALALIFGLARKVTMADGMIKKGSWERQPLKGMELRKKVLGVIGFGSVGSLVASRAAGLEMEVIVCDPYLSTDMIERQGFRSVDLPALLASADLITLHAPLNDETRGMIGTEALARMKRGVLLVNGSTPELIDETALYDAVIKERVGGVALDLHRREPLDRHPLYLSDRVICAPALSAYTEEALSGGSVELAKSVIDYLQQAIITHAVNLPGGEKSTPGDTLWLNLGEALGQFVSQLHPSGLREVTVQRAGEDDLPALSAFTHAILAGLLRPVLGERVNRINARSLAEERGVRISEMRESMSANYRKLVTVKVITDREEGEISGTLFDDRVPRIVRIDGFDLEAVPEGDFLVIFNLDRPGVIADVGELLGRNGINIARMYNGRDPAGEKAITLLCVDAAVSGEVLNEIRSFPNILSALHVNLQGE
- a CDS encoding YbdK family carboxylate-amine ligase; its protein translation is MTLPFKRSDEPTIGAEVEMQIVDLKTRHQASRVMEILDRVPKSLKERIKPEFLQSTLEVNTEICHDPAQVEANLREFFALTHRIAGKLGLGLLCASTHPISSWKEQIVTPDPRYLRLQEEFQFLGRRLNICGFHVHIGITDGDKAAAILNILRGYLPHLLALSTSSPFWSGYNTGLYSSRINIFQVLPTAGLPPRIKNWREFEKLVEILISTRTIETPREIWWEARPHPLFGTIEVRVCDSPSTIQDMLVLTACIQALVVRLCNLYDKKELPEIPLRQLVEENRWQAARHGFEGYFIDYTTHKTIPIHRAVKNLLQRLRRTAERLGTLSYLEQVDRIFSEGTSAHQQLRVFKRTGSLISVVDDLMEKLKS
- a CDS encoding amidohydrolase; amino-acid sequence: MITVDEIKEKTYAIREELIALRRHLHRHPELGNKEIQTSELLRKHLSGMNLEVKTGLAVTGITALLRGGAPGRTIGIRSDMDALPIQDKKKTSYRSEVPGVMHACGHDLHMATLIGAARVLSQFQDRLPGNVKFIFQPCEERVLGADRMIAAGVLDNPPVSVMLGFHSYPLLPTGVIGIKQGVMMASADLFSIHLYGKAGHAAKPHLAVDAIAIAAMVIHALHLIVSSRIDPVHPALVSIGMIRGGTAENIVCDHVELRGTIRTTSNKTRKLIFEKIEKKVRGITEGMEGRYRLNIDRGSPLLNNHPVITRIVEECATEILGPERVQSLTEPSLGGEDFSSYIEKVPGTYFRIGTGNPAKDTCHYLHSDLFDVDETAIPEAVQVLCWSVLRLLQTNDLEE
- a CDS encoding peroxiredoxin family protein, with product MGTKMTIIATKGTLDWAYPPFILGSTAASLDFDVTIFFTFYGLTLLKKKITAQVSPLGNPAMPMKMPVGPKWFRGINWNIPNIIQANIPGYETVATTLMKKTIANVGVASVEELRSLCLDAGVRMMACQMTVDLFGFDQSEFIDGIDFVGAASYLDIASEAQINLFT